A genomic stretch from Candidatus Thiothrix anitrata includes:
- the tnpC gene encoding IS66 family transposase, translating to MNQLPRPTREILEQLSHAELVELVLTLFDRLDQLTARVNELEAQVNKNSKNSHKPPSSDGLKRQPAQPRQPGQRPKGGQPGHKGHSLVMHPSPDQVEYYGVTGHCECGLPLTAALTETGECRQQWDIPAPQIVVTEHRQLVCTCDCGKVHKGEFPATLAPYISYGARLKAYTVGLVQGHFISLSRASEIVSDQYGVKPSDGSVQHWIRQASENLTTTYSAIQDTISSSDVANFDESGMRAQGKTQWLHVAATPEAIYYTTHARRGYEAMTAAGILPAFQGVAVHDHWKPYFRFEQVVHSLCGAHLLRELNYFDETLKHQWPAQLKQVLIDAKTAVAEAKDAQQTALSPEQMAELEQRYDQWVNHGLLIFPEQPKTSPKQGKAKQDPARNLLCRLRDFKDSVLRFIQRFDVPFDNNLAERAVRPVKVKLKVAGGFRAIGGAEAFCVLRSVWETDKLQGRNPFESLRAAFG from the coding sequence ATGAATCAGCTACCACGCCCGACACGAGAAATTCTTGAGCAGCTAAGCCACGCGGAATTGGTGGAGTTGGTGTTGACGCTGTTTGACCGCCTTGATCAGTTGACTGCGCGTGTGAATGAATTAGAAGCACAGGTCAACAAAAACAGTAAAAATTCACACAAACCGCCTTCATCGGATGGACTGAAACGCCAACCCGCACAACCCCGTCAGCCGGGGCAACGCCCGAAAGGCGGTCAACCAGGCCATAAAGGGCATAGCCTCGTGATGCACCCATCGCCTGACCAAGTGGAATATTACGGTGTCACCGGCCACTGCGAATGTGGTTTGCCGTTAACCGCAGCCCTGACCGAAACGGGAGAATGTCGGCAACAGTGGGACATCCCCGCGCCACAAATCGTCGTAACGGAACACCGCCAACTCGTCTGCACTTGTGACTGTGGCAAAGTCCATAAAGGTGAATTCCCGGCAACACTCGCACCTTACATCAGCTACGGCGCACGTTTAAAAGCCTATACGGTGGGTTTGGTGCAAGGTCATTTCATTTCGCTGTCACGGGCGAGCGAGATCGTATCCGACCAATACGGCGTTAAGCCTTCCGATGGCAGTGTGCAACACTGGATTCGTCAGGCGAGTGAAAACCTTACGACGACGTATAGTGCTATTCAGGACACCATCAGCAGCAGTGACGTGGCTAACTTTGATGAAAGCGGTATGCGGGCGCAAGGCAAAACTCAATGGCTGCATGTAGCTGCCACCCCCGAAGCGATTTACTACACCACCCATGCACGGCGTGGATACGAGGCAATGACAGCAGCGGGAATCCTACCGGCGTTCCAAGGTGTAGCGGTTCATGACCATTGGAAACCGTATTTCCGTTTTGAGCAGGTGGTACACAGTCTTTGTGGAGCACATCTGCTGCGGGAGTTGAACTACTTTGATGAAACCCTCAAGCATCAGTGGCCTGCACAACTCAAACAGGTGTTGATTGATGCCAAAACCGCAGTGGCTGAAGCAAAAGACGCGCAACAAACGGCACTGTCGCCGGAACAAATGGCTGAACTGGAACAGCGTTATGACCAATGGGTGAACCACGGACTGTTGATTTTCCCCGAACAACCCAAAACCAGCCCCAAACAAGGCAAAGCCAAACAAGACCCCGCCAGAAACCTGTTATGTCGTCTACGTGACTTCAAGGATTCGGTATTGCGATTCATCCAGCGGTTTGACGTACCGTTTGACAACAATTTGGCGGAACGGGCGGTTCGACCTGTCAAGGTCAAACTCAAGGTCGCGGGTGGGTTTCGTGCAATCGGCGGTGCCGAGGCGTTTTGTGTACTCCGTTCCGTGTGGGAAACCGACAAGCTTCAGGGGAGAAATCCGTTTGAGTCCCTCAGAGCGGCTTTTGGATAG
- a CDS encoding sll1863 family stress response protein has protein sequence MNTKEDYKQKIEAELALAQAKLAEFQARAKVASADTRISYNEHVHDMGEKFDATKAKLKEFGEASDGAWENLKDGVENAWHSLSDSVKDATAKFKA, from the coding sequence ATGAATACCAAAGAAGATTACAAACAAAAAATTGAAGCTGAATTAGCTTTGGCACAAGCTAAATTAGCCGAGTTTCAAGCTCGTGCTAAAGTAGCTTCAGCCGATACTCGCATTAGCTATAACGAACACGTCCATGATATGGGAGAAAAGTTCGATGCGACTAAAGCGAAATTAAAAGAATTTGGCGAAGCTAGCGATGGCGCATGGGAAAACTTGAAGGATGGCGTGGAAAATGCATGGCATTCATTGAGTGATTCCGTTAAAGATGCTACTGCCAAATTCAAAGCCTGA
- a CDS encoding CsbD family protein: MDTNYLSANWHQVKGKVCEQFGKLTDDDLLEIGGKIEVLVGKLQEHYDLSLEEAEAAVTGLKIDAEGMKLETNL, encoded by the coding sequence ATGGACACAAACTACCTATCCGCTAACTGGCATCAAGTCAAAGGCAAAGTGTGTGAGCAATTTGGCAAATTGACGGACGATGATTTACTAGAAATCGGCGGCAAAATTGAAGTTCTTGTAGGTAAATTGCAAGAACACTATGACCTAAGCCTCGAAGAGGCCGAAGCTGCTGTTACTGGCTTAAAAATTGATGCCGAAGGCATGAAGCTAGAAACCAATCTTTAA
- a CDS encoding DUF481 domain-containing protein: protein MLVNERISTRKHGWLAKVGVSEVLKDYDGSNTKPALDVGAEYHRPLSNQTQFSNEASASAILQNSDKSYTAKNAMSLTHELSDRVDWLNSWAVNYDHNDVTNADTTTNAVSSTYRYYISNKLAFDTVLALSKVDDDIANNGNDEVDKSLFMGVTYRLK from the coding sequence GTGTTGGTTAACGAACGCATTTCCACCCGTAAACACGGCTGGTTAGCTAAAGTGGGCGTCAGTGAAGTCCTCAAAGATTATGATGGCAGTAATACCAAACCGGCATTGGATGTTGGTGCAGAATATCACCGCCCACTAAGTAATCAAACTCAATTCTCTAATGAAGCTTCTGCTTCTGCTATTTTGCAAAATAGTGACAAAAGCTATACTGCCAAAAATGCCATGAGTTTGACCCATGAATTATCGGATCGAGTAGATTGGTTAAATAGCTGGGCAGTAAACTACGATCATAATGATGTCACCAATGCTGATACCACGACTAATGCCGTGAGTTCTACTTACCGTTATTATATTAGTAATAAATTGGCATTTGATACTGTGTTGGCTTTATCTAAAGTCGATGATGATATTGCCAATAATGGCAATGATGAAGTCGACAAATCATTATTCATGGGTGTTACCTATCGCCTGAAATAA
- a CDS encoding glycine zipper 2TM domain-containing protein, whose translation MKTLYKLTTGVVTIAVLLSLTACSGMTTREKNAAVGAGVGAVAGSVVSGGSTAGTIGGAAVGGVIGHSVR comes from the coding sequence ATGAAAACGTTATATAAATTAACTACTGGTGTAGTGACGATTGCTGTTTTATTGAGTTTAACAGCGTGTTCCGGGATGACAACCCGTGAGAAAAATGCTGCCGTTGGCGCGGGTGTTGGCGCTGTTGCTGGGAGCGTCGTGAGTGGTGGATCAACCGCCGGAACCATCGGTGGTGCAGCAGTTGGCGGCGTTATCGGTCACAGCGTGCGCTAA